One Paroedura picta isolate Pp20150507F chromosome 3, Ppicta_v3.0, whole genome shotgun sequence genomic window carries:
- the LOC143833877 gene encoding uncharacterized protein LOC143833877 isoform X3 produces MAAAQGTTTVQESPNQGNPIKMEEEESAGSRPEEEMEEADALTTERTGERQPEEEPTQKWDAQLQEFLKTLQGPGSRRGGPRLPEQRTSPGPSDGLTEPGALGASQPLPNPTGEAKQNQEAMRCGRAKKRVRTLETIRAGMWQWRFRTLSYQEAEGPRETCRQLQELCCQWLRPKRHSKEQILDLLALEQFLIVLPPEMQRWVSENNPEDCAQAVSLAEEFLKAQQGAKERAPQGSSEDLFVNPPETCKELPGAAKGPCFSEARQCVDGSTNFSAGDEWLSETEEDLKPFLEIPEEEEPQEMLPEAAKENHSPCGRKGDENSSRAQSPDGKNHETETAGPVLSAATDPILSEATALPRVNSMQSSATKESPSPHLLPCEPSQTGGKTYTCWHCGQNFWSSSELLSHERNHVGEKLYKCAHCGESERIYIGQKPHKCPHCGNTFGGDLPEGFHAAETPYKGLAEGENIRSVSGLKTYQRDPRAEKPYRCAQCGESFHKKSGLKRHERIHCALFSYCGESVGQNPGLVEHGQPPLAEAFVCFACGKAFSVSAELAAHIQTHKEKPLDCAVCGRKFRTSLLLTEHQKGHTAGKQHKCLVCGKNFKCLKYLKSHAKTHSGETPYKCSFCEKRFRRNYGLMLHERIHTGEKPYRCSDCGETFPKRSDFLAHVKKSHAGQKAYRCCHCGESCCSSHDLLRHQKIHTGEEPGTCSQSGRTFLQWSDPTDQAGEKGSECSECLRIRSLSSSRAAQGRKRVQEKPFEREQTHAAKTAVAKKEQRSNAGVLGDGWLSETEEELMSFLESPEVEQPQEMPSDTAEENDSPCGRKGHENGDRTENQTEYNHEMEGLEPVLSERLDRGLREDTASHEVNSMKREGHEGNHGPSPRLSTCERSHVGKNTYKCWRCGQSFGSSSHLGFHEKSHMGERPHQCVHCGESKKEKPHKCSRSVNIFGGNSQEGTRITQNPYKCDVCGDHFKNDHGLRIHQAVHRGKKDYKCSFCGKSFRWRSLLVAHERIHTGGKPCRGADFGSNFGRNLQEGTHTTEKSDRCAVCGNHFKNDLGLRIHQRVHKGKKRYRCSYCGKGFHQHSLLVGHERVHTGEKPSCSNSGKIFAGDSQERTHTTEKYTYRCAVCGDHFKNDLGLRIHQRIHMGKKQHRCSYCSKSFRRHTVLVVHERIHMGERPYRAPQFGSTFAGNSREGIHTLEDPYKCLACGNNFKNSHGLKIHQRVHRGKKEYKCSSCGKSFRWPSLLVAHERIHTGEKPYRGSGFGSNFGRNSQEGTHATGKPYRCAVCGDHFKNDHGLRIHQRVHKGKTQYRCSYCGKGFRWRSLMVIHERIHTREKPYASSDFGNTFKGNSRLGIHPTRKPYQCTVCGDNFKNDHGLRIHQRVHRGKKQYKCSYCNKIFHWRSLLVAHERIHTGEKPSRGSGLQNDLGGNPQEGISPLEKPYKCDLCGDGFKNDHGLKVHQAVHRGKKQYKCSYCGKSFRWRSLLEAHVRIHTQEEPYRCSDFENTFGGNSQEGTHTTEKPYRCAVCGNIFKNDHGLRIHQRVHKGKKQYK; encoded by the exons atggctgcgGCACAAGGGACAACAACGGTTCAAGAATCCCCAAATCAGGGGAATCCAATcaaaatggaggaagaagagtcAGCAGGCTCCCGGCCagaggaagaaatggaagaagcAGACGCTCTCACAACGGAGAGGACCGGTGAACGGCAGCCGGAGGAGGAGCCGACCCAAAAGTGGGACGCCCAGCTACAGGAATTCCTGAAGACCCTTCAGGGTCCTGGTTCTAGAAGGGGTGGCCCACGCCTGCCTGAACAGAGGACATCTCCGGGGCCTTCTGACGGCCTGACAGAGCCTGGTGCATTGGGGGCTTCCCAGCCCCTGCCGAACCCAACTGGAGAAGCAAAGCAGAATCAGGAGGCCATGCGCTGTGGCAGGGCGAAGAAGAGAGTCCGAACTTTGGAAACCATCCGGGCGGGGATGTGGCAGTGGCGCTTCAGGACGCTCAGCTACCAAGAGGCGGAGGGTCCTCGGGAGACCTGCCGGCAGCTGCAGGAGCTGTGCTGCCAGTGGCTGAGGCCCAAGAGGCAcagcaaggagcagatcctggactTGCTGGCCCTGGAGCAGTTCTTGATTGTCCTGCCCCCAGAGATGCAGCGCTGGGTCAGCGAGAACAATCCGGAGGACTGCGCCCAAGCGGTGAGCCTGGCAGAGGAGTTCCTGAAAGCACAGCAAGGTGCCAAGGAGAGAGCACCACAG GGTTCATCAGAAGACCTGTTTGTAAATCCACCCGAGACCTGCAAGGAATTGCCAGGAGCAGCGAAGGGTCCGTGTTTCTCCGAAGCCAGACAGTGCGTTGATGGAAGCACAAATTTTTCAG CAGGCGATGAGTGGCTGAGCGAAACCGAGGAGGACCTGAAGCCCTTCTTGGAAATccctgaggaggaggagccacaggaGATGCTGCCGGAAGCAGCCAAAGAGAACCATTCCCCGTGCGGTAGAAAAGGGGACGAGAACTCCAGCAGGGCACAGAGCCCGGACGGAAAGAACCACGAGACGGAGACCGCGGGGCCTGTTCTTTCTGCAGCTACTGACCCAATTCTCAGCGAGGCCACGGCCCTGCCGCGGGTGAACAGCATGCAGAGTTCAGCAACCAAGGAAAGCCCAAGCCCGCACCTTTTGCCCTGTGAGCCAAGCCAGACAGGAGGAAAAACTTACACGTGCTGGCATTGTGGCCAGAACTTTTGGAGCAGCTCTGAACTTTTGTCCCACGAGAGAAACCACGTCGGGGAGAAACTGTATAAATGtgcccattgtggagaaagtgagaggatcTACATAGGGCAAAAGCCCCACAAATGCCCCCACTGTGGGAATACCTTTGGGGGCGACTTGCCAGAGGGGTTCCACGCTGCAGAGACGCCTTACAAGGGCCTTGCGGAGGGGGAGAACATCAGGAGCGTCTCAGGTCTCAAAACCTACCAGAGAGACCCCAGGGCTGAGAAGCCGTACAGATGCGCGCAGTGCGGGGAATCTTTCCATAAGAAGTCAGGCCTTAAGCGCCACGAGAGAATCCACTGCGCTCTTTTCTCGTACTGCGGGGAAAGCGTCGGCCAGAATCCGGGCCTCGTCGAACACGGGCAGCCCCCCTTGGCGGAGGCTTTTGTGTGCTTTGCCTGCGGGAAGGCTTTCAGCGTCAGTGCAGAGTTGGCCGCACATATCCAGACCCACAAAGAGAAGCCTCTGGACTGTGCGGTCTGTGGGAGGAAGTTCCGGACCAGTTTGCTGCTTACCGAACACCAGAAAGGCCACACGGCAGGGAAGCAGCATAAATGCTTAGTCTGCGGGAAAAACTTCAAGTGTCTGAAATACCTTAAATCCCACGCAAAGACCCATTCAGGAGAGACGCCCTACAAATGTTCCTTCTGCGAGAAACGTTTCCGCAGGAACTACGGCCTGATGCTGCACGagaggatccacacgggagagaagccctaccGATGCTCGGACTGTGGGGAAACATTTCCGAAGAGGTCAGACTTCCTCGCGCACGTGAAAAAGAGCCACGCTGGGCAGAAAGCTTACAGATGTTGCCActgtggggagagctgctgctctaGCCATGACCTTCTTCGACATCAGAAAATCCACACCGGAGAGGAACCTGGTACGTGCTCCCAATCCGGGAGGACCTTCTTGCAGTGGTCAGACCCGACCGATCAAGCCGGAGAGAAGGGCTCCGAATGTTCAGAGTGCTTGCGGATTCGCTCCCTGAGCTCCAGTCGCGCGGCACAGGGGAGAAAGCGCGTGCAGGAAAAGCCGTTCGAGCGCGAGCAAACCCATGCAGCAAAGACAGCAGTTGCCAAGAAGGAGCAGAGAAGCAATGCTGGTGTTTTGG GTGACGGGTGGCTGAGTGAAACCGAGGAGGAGCTGATGTCTTTCTTGGAAAGCCCTGAGGTAGAGCAACCTCAGGAGATGCCGTCGGATACAGCCGAGGAGAACGATTCCCCATGTGGTAGGAAAGGTCATGAGAATGGAGACAGGACAGAGAATCAGACTGAATATAACCATGAGATGGAGGGCCTGGAGCCTGTTCTTTCTGAACGCCTTGACCGAGGTCTCCGTGAAGACACAGCCTCACATGAGGTAAACAGCATGAAACGTGAGGGACATGAGGGAAACCATGGTCCAAGCCCGCGCCTTTCGACTTGTGAGAGAAGCCACGTGGGAAAGAATACTTACAAATGCTGGCGTTGTGGCCAAAGCTTTGGTAGCAGCTCGCATCTTGGGTTCCACGAGAAATCCCACATGGGGGAAAGACCGCATCAATGTGtccactgtggagaaagcaaGAAGGAAAAGCCCCATAAATGCTCACGCTCTGTGAATATCTTTGGGGGGAACTCGCAAGAGGGAACGCGCATTACACAGAATCCTTACAAGTGCGATGTGTGTGGGGATCACTTCAAAAATGACCACGGTCTCAGAATCCACCAGGCAGTCCACAGGGGCAAGAAAGACTACAAATGCTCTTTCTGCGGGAAAAGTTTTCGCTGGCGCTCTCTTCTGGTGGCGCACGAAAGGATCCACACAGGAGGGAAGCCCTGCAGAGGCGCAGACTTTGGAAGTAACTTTGGCAGAAATTTGCAAGAGGGAACTCACACTACGGAGAAATCTGACAGGTGTGCTGTGTGTGGCAATCACTTCAAGAATGACCTCGGCCTCAGAATCCACCAGCGAGTCCACAAGGGCAAGAAACGGTACAGATGCTCCTACTGTGGGAAAGGTTTCCACCAGCACTCTCTTCTAGTGGGGCATGAGAGagtccacacaggagagaagcccagtTGCTCAAACTCTGGGAAGATTTTTGCGGGGGACTCGCAAGAGAGAACGCACACTACGGAGAAATACACATACAGGTGTGCTGTGTGTGGGGATCACTTCAAGAATGACCTCGGCCTCAGAATCCACCAGCGAATTCACATGGGCAAGAAACAGCACAGATGCTCCTACTGCAGCAAAAGCTTCCGCCGGCACACGGTCCTCGTGGTGCATGAGAGAATCCACATGGGAGAGAGGCCCTACAGAGCCCCACAATTCGGGAGCACCTTTGCGGGCAACTCTCGAGAGGGAATCCACACTTTGGAGGATCCTTACAAGTGTCTTGCGTGTGGGAATAACTTCAAAAACAGCCACGGCCTGAAAATCCACCAGCGAGTCCACAGGGGCAAGAAAGAATACAAATGTTCCTCCTGTGGGAAAAGTTTTCGCTGGCCCTCTCTTCTGGTGGCGCAcgagagaatccacacaggagagaagccctacagAGGCTCAGGCTTTGGAAGTAACTTTGGCCGAAATTCGCAAGAGGGAACTCACGCTACGGGGAAACCTTACAGGTGTGCTGTGTGTGGCGATCACTTCAAGAACGACCACGGACTCAGAATCCACCAGCGAGTCCACAAGGGCAAGACACAGTACAGATGCTCTTACTGTGGCAAAGGTTTCCGCTGGCGCTCTCTTATGGTGATACATGAGAGAATACATACGCGGGAGAAGCCCTACGCCTCCTCGGATTTTGGGAATACCTTTAAGGGGAACTCGCGGCTGGGAATCCACCCTACGAGGAAGCCATACCAGTGCACTGTATGTGGGGACAACTTCAAAAACGACCACGGGCTCAGAATCCACCAGCGAGTCCACAGGGGCAAGAAACAGTATAAATGCTCCTACTGCAACAAAATTTTCCACTGGCGCTCTCTTCTGGTGGCGCATGagagaatccacacgggagagaagccctccAGAGGCTCAGGCCTTCAGAACGACCTTGGCGGGAACCCGCAAGAGGGAATTTCCCCTCTGGAGAAGCCTTACAAGTGTGATCTCTGTGGGGATGGCTTCAAGAATGACCATGGTCTCAAAGTCCACCAGGCAGTCCACAGGGGCAAGAAACAGTATAAATGCTCCTACTGCGGCAAAAGTTTTCGCTGGCGCTCTCTTTTGGAGGCGCATGTGAGAATCCACACACAAGAGGAACCCTACAGGTGCTCTGACTTCGAGAATACCTTTGGGGGGAACTCGCAAGAGGGGACTCACACTACAGAGAAACCTTACAGGTGTGCTGTGTGTGGCAATATCTTCAAAAACGACCACGGGCTCAGAATCCACCAGCGAGTCCACAAGGGCAAGAAACAATACAAGTGA